CATCCGACGCGGATCGAGGAGGTCGTTACCAAGGTGTCTCAGGAAATGGACGAGACCATTCTACGGGCGGGCGAGGAGGCCGTATTCAAACTGGGATTGCCGCCAATGCACGCGGAAATCGTCAAATTGCTCGGTCGCCTCCGCTTCCGCCACAGCTTTTCGCAGAACATTCTCGATCACTCGGTCGAAGTCGCGCAGTTGATGGCGCTGATGGCGGCCGAACTCGGACTCGACATCGCCGCGGCCAAGCGCTCCGGCTTGTTGCACGACATTGGGAAGGCGATCAATCACGAGGTCGAGGGGTCACACGCGATCATTGGGGCGGAATTCATCAGGCGCTGCGGGGAATCGGAAGATGTGATCAATGGCGTTGCTTCACACCACGATGAGGTCCCTCACACCAACGTCCTCGGTATCCTCGTCAGCGCCGCCGACGCCATCAGCGCCTCGCGGCCGGGCGCGCGTTCGGAAACAATGACAACCTACGTCAACCGGCTGGAGAACCTGGAGAAAATCGGGCTTTCCTTCCCGGGTGTTGACAGATGCTTCGCGGTGCAGGCCGGCCGCGAATTAAGGGTCGTCGTCCAACCGGACCAAATCGACGACGAAAAAGCATTCCTTCTCGCCCGAAACATTGCGCGGAAAATTGAGGAAACCCTCCAGTACCCGGGGCAGATCCGCGTTACAGTCGTTCGAGAGACGCGTTGCGTCGAATTCGCAAAGTAACGGACCTGAAAAAGGCGGTGAACAGGACGTAAAACTATCGCCCCTCGTACATCGCCGGCGGCAAGCCCGTTTCCCATCCCTGCGGTTGATTCCATGGCCGGGCCGACGCGTTCTCGGGCTCGAGGCTGGCGCAACCCGAAAGAAATAAACCGATCATGCCGCACAACAAAAGCAACCAGCAGCGAAATGCGATGACAGGTTCACGCGTCATGTTCTTAAAGACCAACCAGGGCGACATCACCTTCCATGATTTCGCCCCGCTTCCAGTCCGAGAGTACATTGGCGACACTGCGATGAGGTTCAGTCGTGAGGATGCGAATCTTGGCCACGAGCTTACCAGAACGATTCACGAGCATCTCACCCCGCGGCAACACCCGATCGTCCGCACCGATGTCCAGCACGACGAATTCATATTTCGGATCAACCGCGATAACCTTGCCTTTCAGGTCGACCGGTAACTTAACCTTGTCGATCTTTCCCGTCAGTAGATCCAACTCTGTCTGTGTCTGATTAAGCGTGCGTCCCAAGAGCTTATTCTCTCCTTTTAACGCGTCGTTCTCGCCGACGAGTTTCTTGTTTTCCACCATTATCGCTTTTAACTCGTCAATCGACCGGCCCAACGCCAGCCAGGCCGCCAGCTTCGCCTGCGAATCGTTCCGTTCCAGCGTTGTTTTGTCGAGACGAGTCGCCAGGTCGTTGGCGCGCTTCTCCTGTTGATCGGCCTTTTCGGTCGCCGCCGCGAGGTCGTTTTTCGCGGTGTCGAGATCCTTTTTGGCCTTGTCAGCGGCAGCCGTGGCGTCACGTGCCTCCTTTTTGGCCTTTGCTTCTGCCGATTGCGCCGCGCTCAGACTGGTTTTCGTTGTGTCCAGTTCTGTCCTGAGACCTTCGATGTTCTTGGCAACCTTCATCTGGCTTACCGTCAAAGCGGCGATGCCTGCCACAACCGCGATGATTAAGGAAATCCTAAGCATGGTTCGTTTCTATGGTTGACTGCATTTACACTAAACATTCGATCCGGCGGTGTCAATGTCCCCCGTAAAGAATTGCCAGAGAAATCACTGATACCGGGCGGCGGCGCTCAATAAACGATCTCGAAAGGTCCTTCCGCCACGACAAAAGCCGTCGGCAGGCTCCAGACCGGAACACCGTCGGTTTGCCCTTTTTCAGCAGTTGCTTTGCCATTTTTGTCGAAGAGCTGCCACGCCAACGCGCCACCCTTTTCCCAAGCCGTGCCCTCGGTCCAGGCGAGCAAAACGTCGCCTTTGGAATTCGCGGCGATGGCCGGGTGTTTGGATTTTTCGCCTGACGCCGGCGAAGCAGCGCGGGAAATGGTCAAAGTTTCCGGATCGATCAAGCTGAATCCGACATGTCCCTCCCGTTCAGTCGCGGCCACTACGCCGACGCCGGCTTCAGCAAATGAACAACTGCTCATCGGGCAGCCATTGATCATCCATTTGTTCACCGTCGAAAGTTCAAAGCTCAAGCCGTGATCATGCGAAACGAGCAACGTCATGTCGCGACTGATCCCGTTTGCCGCGCGGTAGAGTATATAGACCAGCCCCCTGGAGTCGGCGTACGCTTTCATCCCGCAACAGCCACACGCACCGGTCAGCTTTGCGTTCGCGCGTCCCTCGCGTTGGAACGTTGCGCCGTCGTCGGTCGAACGTGCGACAAACACCGCGCGTCCAACTTCTCCTTTTTCGTTTCCGGGAGGACTCGCATGCCAGGCCACGTAAACGTTCCCGCCGGAATCGGCGGCGACGGATCCGCCGCCGTCAAGTCCCGCCGCCCACGTGATGACGTTGCGTTCAGGTTCAAACGCGGTACCTGCGTCATTCAGACGCGTGTAGAGCATGGGCGTGGCCTCCCTGCCGTTTACAATCGGCCGGACGGCGCCTTCGCCCCCCATCCAGGCAACATGCACGCAACCCTTCCTACCGACCGCCAACTGCGCGCCACGAATCGTGCCCGTGGCGATGACGCTGCCGGTCCGGCGATTAACGCGTATCGGCCGAGAAAACGTCGTCTGACCCGGTTCCCGCCTTACGTAAAAAGCATCGCCTGCCTGCGGTTTGCCCTTGAAGTAAATCAGATGGACAGTGCCTTTGGCATCGACCACCGCCTGTGGTTGTATTCCGCCGTCAGGAGTTCGGATCAAACTGACTCGGACCGGCATTTCGCCCGCGGGTGCTTTCAAATTACCGGCCAGAAGCACGCACAGTGCGGAGCGAACAAGCAATGTCATTTGATTATCAGCAATTACGCAAATGGCCGAGGAAATCCGCTACCACCACGAAAAAGTGACACCCCGGGAGTAGAAACGAGGCCCACCGCTCGGGGGTGGTCACGCTTTTTGCACTTCGACATCCAACGTGTGCTTGCGAATCTCTTCAAGCAGTTGAGTCGGGCTGAAAGGCTTGGTTAGAAAGATCGCCGCCCCCGAAGATTCTGCTTCCTCGCGGCTATACTTGTGCGGGTTGGCCGTCAGCATGATAACCGGAATGGCGCGGGTGGATGGCTCTTGTTTGAGCTGCCTCAGCGCGGTGATCCCATCCATGTTCGGCATCATGGCATCCATGACAACTACGCTGGGATTCTCCCGCGTGACTGCTTCGATGGCCTCGCGTCCGTTGCGGGCTTTGATCATCTCGTAGCCGGCATTTTCCAGATGATGCTGAATCAACCGCAACATGAACGGCTCGTCATCCACGATCAGAATTTTGTGCGGCATAACGGCGCTGTCGGCGATTTTCACTGCGCCATGATCAGGAAAGTCTGATCATCTTTCAAGCTCGTATTCGCTTGAAATTTCAGCAGTTCGGAAACCAGTTCATTCTTCAGATCTTCGGCCTTGTGCGGGCGCATCGTGGCACTCTTAAGCCATTCCATTAGTCGTTCCTGACCAAAGAGTTCACCTTGAGCGTTGCGCGCCTCGGTCAATCCGTCCGTGTAAAGGAGGACGCGGCAGTTTGCGGGCAATTCCGCTGTTTCATCGGTGAACGGGGTGTCGGGCAATATACCCAGGGGCATGCCTTCGGGAGACAGGGGCTTGACTGCGCCATCACCTGCAACAGCCAACAGCAAGGGACAATGGCCCGCGCTCGCCGTGACCAAACGGCGTTCTCGAGCATCCACATAAACAAGCTGTGCCGTGATGAACATGTCCACCTCGGATAGTTCATCGAACAGCAGGCGG
This window of the Candidatus Angelobacter sp. genome carries:
- a CDS encoding response regulator — translated: MKIADSAVMPHKILIVDDEPFMLRLIQHHLENAGYEMIKARNGREAIEAVTRENPSVVVMDAMMPNMDGITALRQLKQEPSTRAIPVIMLTANPHKYSREEAESSGAAIFLTKPFSPTQLLEEIRKHTLDVEVQKA